Proteins co-encoded in one Actinomadura luteofluorescens genomic window:
- a CDS encoding ABC transporter substrate-binding protein, protein MARTPDATTTVRPPARARRTLLATGALVAAALTGACSGGSDATAAPPDVPMLQELGTPEGRLDLVAWAGYAENGTNDPKVDWVTPFTKATGCKVYTKVADTSDSMVALMKTGRYDGVSASGDASLRLIYGGTVAPVNTGLLSSWDDIAKYLKNQPYNSAAGRMYGVPHGYGANMLMYRTDKITQRPTSWSVVWDKESPAAGHVVAYDSPIYIADAALYLKTHRPDLKITDVYELDDKQFDAAVDLLKKQRPNVNQYWANYLDELQSFKSGYNYAGTAWQVTANLAMTDKAPVATTIPDEGATGWSDTWMISSKAQHPTCMYKWMNWITMPKVQAEVAQWFGEAPANPKACRYTAKGFCSTYHVGDPEFYKRLAFWKTPVKNCGDDRGNKCVDYSRWAQAWTQIKG, encoded by the coding sequence ATGGCTCGTACCCCAGATGCGACGACGACCGTGCGCCCACCAGCCCGCGCCCGCCGGACCCTGCTCGCCACGGGGGCGCTGGTCGCGGCGGCGCTGACCGGCGCCTGCAGCGGCGGCTCCGACGCGACCGCCGCGCCGCCCGACGTCCCGATGCTGCAGGAACTCGGCACGCCGGAGGGCCGGCTCGACCTCGTCGCCTGGGCGGGGTACGCCGAGAACGGCACCAACGACCCGAAGGTCGACTGGGTCACGCCGTTCACGAAGGCGACCGGCTGCAAGGTGTACACGAAGGTCGCCGACACCTCCGACTCGATGGTCGCGCTCATGAAGACCGGGCGGTACGACGGCGTGTCGGCGTCCGGCGACGCGAGCCTGCGGCTCATCTACGGCGGGACGGTCGCGCCCGTCAACACCGGCCTGCTGAGCAGCTGGGATGACATCGCCAAGTACCTGAAGAACCAGCCGTACAACTCCGCCGCCGGGCGGATGTACGGCGTCCCGCACGGCTACGGCGCCAACATGCTGATGTACCGGACGGACAAGATCACGCAGCGTCCGACGTCGTGGAGCGTGGTGTGGGACAAGGAGTCCCCCGCGGCCGGGCACGTCGTCGCCTACGACTCCCCCATCTACATCGCCGACGCCGCGCTCTACCTGAAGACGCACCGTCCCGATCTGAAGATCACCGACGTCTACGAGCTGGACGACAAGCAGTTCGACGCCGCGGTTGACCTGCTCAAGAAGCAGCGCCCGAACGTCAACCAGTACTGGGCGAACTACCTGGACGAACTCCAGTCGTTCAAGAGCGGCTACAACTACGCCGGCACCGCCTGGCAGGTGACCGCGAACCTGGCCATGACGGACAAGGCGCCGGTCGCCACGACGATCCCGGACGAGGGCGCGACCGGCTGGTCCGACACGTGGATGATCTCCTCGAAGGCCCAGCATCCGACCTGCATGTACAAGTGGATGAACTGGATCACCATGCCGAAGGTGCAGGCGGAGGTCGCGCAGTGGTTCGGCGAGGCGCCCGCCAACCCCAAGGCGTGCCGGTACACGGCCAAGGGCTTCTGCTCCACCTATCACGTCGGCGACCCGGAGTTCTACAAGCGTCTGGCGTTCTGGAAAACCCCGGTGAAGAACTGCGGCGACGACCGCGGCAACAAATGCGTGGACTACTCCCGCTGGGCCCAGGCCTGGACGCAGATCAAGGGCTGA
- a CDS encoding family 2 encapsulin nanocompartment cargo protein polyprenyl transferase, producing MPAWRDDPAVIGCDHRTGPRHRPRTAAEVLTWSRRLLDPALRHVVESMPDASRSTAGFHFGWRDERGRPAAGAGGKAIRPALTLLAAEAVGGTVQAALPAAVAVELAHNFSLMHDDVMDGDLTRRHRPTAWAVFGANAAILSGDALLAAAYEILAEEPSAVVARGVRILARAVLELVEGQRADLAFEERADVTLDECLAMAAGKTGALLGASCALGAVYGGGTAGQVSRMRVFGERLGLAFQLVDDLLGIWGEPAVTGKPVHADLRRRKKSLPVVAALTSGSAAGGDLAALYLRDAPLTDEEAVAAAGLVDAAGGRAWAAAHADELLTDALADLDAAGAAPCPDAELRGLARLMTDRDH from the coding sequence ATGCCCGCCTGGAGAGACGACCCGGCCGTGATCGGCTGCGACCACCGGACGGGGCCGCGGCACCGCCCCCGGACGGCGGCGGAGGTGCTGACCTGGAGCCGCCGCCTGCTCGACCCCGCGCTGCGGCACGTGGTCGAGTCCATGCCGGACGCGTCGCGCTCCACCGCGGGCTTCCACTTCGGCTGGCGCGACGAGCGCGGCCGGCCTGCCGCCGGGGCGGGCGGCAAGGCGATCCGGCCCGCGCTCACACTGCTGGCCGCGGAGGCGGTCGGCGGGACGGTCCAGGCCGCCCTGCCGGCCGCCGTGGCGGTCGAGCTCGCGCACAACTTCTCCCTCATGCACGACGACGTGATGGACGGCGACCTCACCCGCCGGCACCGCCCCACCGCGTGGGCGGTGTTCGGAGCCAACGCCGCGATCCTGTCCGGGGACGCCCTCCTCGCCGCCGCCTACGAGATCCTCGCAGAGGAGCCCTCCGCGGTGGTGGCACGCGGCGTGCGCATCCTCGCCCGGGCCGTCCTGGAACTGGTCGAGGGCCAGCGCGCCGACCTGGCGTTCGAGGAGCGCGCCGACGTCACGCTCGACGAGTGCCTGGCCATGGCCGCGGGCAAGACCGGGGCGCTGCTCGGCGCCTCGTGCGCGCTCGGCGCCGTGTACGGCGGCGGCACCGCCGGGCAGGTCTCCCGCATGCGCGTCTTCGGCGAGCGCCTCGGTCTGGCCTTCCAGCTCGTCGACGACCTGCTCGGCATCTGGGGCGAACCGGCGGTCACCGGCAAGCCCGTCCACGCCGACCTGCGCCGCCGCAAGAAGTCGCTGCCGGTCGTCGCGGCCCTCACCTCCGGCAGCGCCGCCGGGGGCGACCTCGCCGCCCTCTACCTGCGCGACGCGCCGCTCACCGACGAGGAGGCGGTCGCCGCCGCAGGGCTCGTCGACGCGGCGGGCGGCCGCGCCTGGGCCGCCGCCCACGCCGACGAACTCCTCACCGACGCCCTCGCCGACCTCGACGCCGCCGGCGCCGCGCCCTGCCCCGACGCCGAGCTCCGGGGACTGGCCCGCCTGATGACCGACCGCGACCACTGA
- a CDS encoding DUF742 domain-containing protein, producing the protein MTGPGSEWLDDEAGPIVRSYALTRGRARPATGEAFDMITIISTAARPRSGSPGIGPEHLDILEMCLRPLPVAEVAARVSLPLVVVRVLLGDLLHHRLITATRPQQESALSKERLLREVLHGLQAL; encoded by the coding sequence ATGACCGGTCCTGGCAGCGAATGGCTAGATGACGAGGCCGGCCCGATCGTGCGGTCGTACGCGCTCACCCGCGGGCGCGCCAGGCCCGCGACGGGCGAGGCCTTCGACATGATCACGATAATCTCGACCGCGGCGCGGCCGCGGTCGGGCTCACCCGGCATCGGCCCCGAGCATCTCGACATCCTGGAGATGTGCCTGCGACCGCTGCCGGTGGCCGAGGTCGCGGCGCGGGTCAGTCTCCCGCTCGTCGTCGTGCGGGTGCTGCTCGGCGACCTGCTCCACCACCGGCTCATCACCGCCACCCGTCCCCAACAGGAGAGCGCGCTCTCCAAGGAACGTCTGCTGAGGGAAGTGCTCCATGGTCTCCAAGCCCTCTGA
- the galT gene encoding galactose-1-phosphate uridylyltransferase, with the protein MNRTRARLSDGREIVYYDEAPGRAPVADPRGLPPVEPVCEVRRDPLTGDHVTITGHRNTRTFLPPADQCPLCPGGPASEIPDASYDVAVFENRFPSFDVRTPPVPPSIDGVERSRGAGRCEVVCFTDDHSTSMALLPVSRVRTVVDAWADRTRELSAIPGVAQVFAFENRGVEIGVTLHHPHGQIYAYPFLTPRTERMLASASANPDLFGDVLKAERAGSRVVLSGEHWTAYVPAAARWPVEVHLMPHRHVPDMAALDAGERDELAVLYRDLLRRCDALYGAPLPYVAGWHQAPVGEGRDLLRLHLELFSIRRAADKVKYLAGSESGMAAWINDVPPEDVAERLRAAGA; encoded by the coding sequence ATGAACCGGACACGCGCGCGGCTCTCCGACGGCCGCGAGATCGTCTACTACGACGAGGCCCCCGGCCGGGCGCCCGTCGCGGATCCGCGCGGCCTGCCGCCGGTCGAGCCGGTGTGCGAGGTCCGCCGCGACCCGCTGACCGGCGACCACGTCACGATCACCGGGCATCGCAACACGCGCACGTTCCTGCCGCCCGCCGACCAGTGCCCGCTGTGCCCCGGCGGCCCGGCCTCGGAGATCCCGGACGCGTCCTACGACGTCGCCGTGTTCGAGAACCGCTTCCCGTCCTTCGACGTCCGCACCCCGCCGGTGCCGCCCTCCATCGACGGTGTGGAACGGTCCCGCGGCGCCGGGCGCTGCGAGGTCGTGTGCTTCACCGACGACCACTCCACCTCGATGGCGCTGCTGCCCGTCTCCCGCGTCCGGACGGTCGTCGACGCGTGGGCCGACCGCACCCGCGAGCTGTCGGCGATTCCCGGCGTCGCGCAGGTGTTCGCGTTCGAGAACCGCGGCGTCGAGATCGGCGTCACCCTGCACCACCCGCACGGCCAGATCTACGCCTACCCGTTCCTCACCCCCCGCACCGAGCGCATGCTGGCGTCGGCCTCCGCGAACCCGGACCTGTTCGGCGACGTCCTGAAGGCCGAGCGCGCCGGCAGCCGCGTCGTGCTGTCCGGTGAGCACTGGACGGCCTACGTCCCCGCCGCCGCCCGCTGGCCGGTCGAGGTGCACCTCATGCCGCACCGCCACGTCCCCGACATGGCCGCCCTCGACGCGGGGGAGCGCGACGAGCTGGCCGTCCTCTACCGAGACCTCCTGCGCCGCTGCGACGCGCTCTACGGCGCCCCGCTGCCCTACGTCGCGGGCTGGCACCAGGCGCCGGTCGGCGAGGGCCGCGACCTGCTCCGCCTGCACCTGGAGCTGTTCTCGATCCGGCGCGCCGCCGACAAGGTCAAGTACCTGGCGGGCTCGGAGTCGGGCATGGCCGCCTGGATCAACGACGTCCCGCCGGAGGACGTCGCCGAGCGCCTGCGCGCCGCCGGCGCCTGA
- a CDS encoding serine/threonine-protein kinase, with the protein MPPLHPADPEQLGAYRLASRLGEGGQGVVYLGHAPDGTRVAVKVFHPQLTGAIDTFARELEAAEQVARFCIAQVLDSGAVGERRYIVSEYVDGPPLSRVVAEHGPRSGSALDRLAVATATALVALHDAGILHRDLKPHNVLIGADGPRVIDFGISRALSGAQTMVSRAVGTPAYMAPEQLEPGEIGPAVDVFAWASTMLFAATGRPPFGNESVAIVFNRIANEEPSLAGVEEPLRGLLAECFAKDPASRPSAQQVLDRLVLRTGRAPAAPPVPPPPAPDSSSPAPPDPSPPDPTPSAPSPPALTSPDSSPPALTPPVPSAPTAPPNGTLPSSELMPPSDFGAASALTVPPKPRRRRRIVLAGAGATAVAVAAAVAVVWFANGDSGGKKGHPVGPAASAGLAATPSTVGGSPGTAGGRTGAARPGTSPSAASTTPRAPGSSPPPSSSPPPSRRVRLVRADLGPGHFTPYCQKLGWEWIEYRETPTPGEYCVMRKGDTMKLSTAQLDDACRWRFDDPRARHYFKGKSNYCFTMKPAS; encoded by the coding sequence GTGCCGCCCCTCCACCCCGCCGACCCCGAGCAGCTCGGCGCCTACCGGCTCGCCTCCCGGCTCGGCGAGGGCGGGCAGGGCGTGGTCTATCTCGGGCACGCGCCCGACGGGACCCGCGTCGCCGTCAAGGTGTTCCACCCGCAGCTGACCGGGGCCATCGACACCTTCGCCCGCGAGTTAGAGGCGGCCGAGCAGGTCGCGAGGTTCTGCATCGCGCAGGTGCTCGACTCCGGCGCGGTCGGCGAGCGCCGCTACATCGTCAGCGAGTACGTCGACGGGCCGCCGCTCAGCCGGGTCGTCGCCGAGCACGGCCCCCGGTCCGGCAGCGCGCTCGACCGGCTGGCCGTCGCGACGGCCACGGCCCTCGTCGCCCTGCACGACGCCGGGATCCTGCACCGCGACCTCAAGCCGCACAACGTGCTGATCGGCGCGGACGGCCCGCGCGTCATCGACTTCGGCATCTCGCGCGCCCTGTCGGGCGCGCAGACGATGGTCAGCCGCGCCGTCGGGACGCCCGCCTACATGGCGCCCGAGCAGCTCGAACCGGGCGAGATCGGTCCCGCGGTCGACGTCTTCGCGTGGGCGTCCACGATGCTGTTCGCGGCGACCGGCCGCCCGCCGTTCGGCAACGAGTCCGTCGCCATCGTCTTCAACCGCATCGCGAACGAGGAGCCGTCCCTCGCCGGTGTGGAGGAGCCGCTGCGCGGCCTCCTCGCCGAGTGCTTCGCCAAGGACCCGGCGTCCCGCCCGTCGGCGCAGCAGGTCCTCGACCGCCTCGTCCTCAGGACGGGCCGAGCCCCGGCCGCCCCGCCGGTGCCGCCACCGCCCGCGCCTGATTCGTCGAGCCCGGCCCCGCCGGATCCCTCTCCACCGGACCCGACTCCATCGGCGCCGTCTCCTCCGGCCCTGACCTCACCGGATTCGTCTCCGCCGGCTCTGACTCCGCCGGTCCCGTCCGCGCCGACCGCACCGCCGAACGGCACCCTCCCTTCGTCCGAGCTCATGCCGCCGTCCGACTTCGGCGCGGCGAGCGCGTTGACGGTGCCGCCCAAGCCGCGAAGGCGCAGGCGGATCGTCCTCGCCGGTGCGGGCGCCACCGCGGTGGCCGTGGCCGCCGCCGTCGCGGTCGTCTGGTTCGCGAACGGCGACTCCGGCGGCAAGAAGGGTCACCCCGTGGGGCCGGCGGCCTCCGCGGGTCTCGCCGCCACACCGTCCACCGTCGGCGGCTCGCCCGGAACCGCCGGAGGGCGGACCGGCGCGGCACGTCCGGGCACGTCCCCGTCCGCCGCCTCCACGACGCCGCGGGCGCCGGGTTCGTCCCCGCCGCCCTCGTCCTCGCCCCCGCCCTCGCGCAGGGTGAGGCTCGTGCGGGCCGATCTCGGCCCCGGGCACTTCACCCCGTACTGCCAGAAGCTCGGCTGGGAGTGGATCGAGTACCGGGAGACGCCGACTCCCGGCGAGTACTGCGTCATGCGCAAGGGCGACACCATGAAGCTGTCGACGGCCCAGCTCGACGACGCGTGCCGGTGGCGGTTCGACGACCCCCGGGCCCGCCACTACTTCAAGGGCAAGTCGAACTACTGCTTCACGATGAAGCCCGCCTCCTGA
- a CDS encoding GTP-binding protein: MKILVAGGFGVGKTTLVGSVSEIRPLQTEELLTDRGVGVDDTEGVEQKTTTTVAMDFGRITIRDGLVLYLFGTPGQDRFWFMWDELSYGALGAVVLSDTRRLSDCFPAVDYFENRGLPFVIAVNRFDDGYDYTPDEIREALDLSDGTPVVMCDVRERTSGKEVLTTLVRYLLAVHEETARADAPAL; encoded by the coding sequence GTGAAGATCCTCGTCGCCGGGGGCTTCGGCGTCGGCAAGACCACGCTCGTCGGCTCCGTCAGCGAGATCCGCCCGCTGCAGACCGAGGAACTGCTCACCGACCGGGGCGTCGGCGTCGACGACACCGAGGGCGTCGAGCAGAAGACCACCACCACGGTCGCGATGGACTTCGGCCGCATCACGATCCGCGACGGCCTCGTGCTCTACCTGTTCGGCACGCCCGGCCAGGACCGGTTCTGGTTCATGTGGGACGAGCTGTCCTACGGGGCGCTCGGCGCCGTCGTGCTCTCCGACACCCGCCGCCTCTCGGACTGCTTCCCCGCCGTCGACTACTTCGAGAACCGGGGCCTGCCGTTCGTCATCGCCGTGAACCGCTTCGACGACGGCTACGACTACACGCCCGACGAGATCCGGGAGGCGCTCGACCTCAGCGACGGGACTCCGGTCGTGATGTGCGACGTCCGGGAGCGCACCTCCGGCAAGGAGGTGCTGACGACGCTGGTCAGGTACCTGCTGGCGGTGCACGAGGAGACCGCGCGGGCGGACGCTCCGGCGCTGTAG
- a CDS encoding nitrate- and nitrite sensing domain-containing protein, with the protein MVTVSVVSLGVLWAFAASIALGEGLNLRHVKTVQDHYGYPSGALGSALQAERRLSMVYLGGRAEGDRAAMESGRLVTDRQADLFRKLAESEAVDGAAPRDAQRIAGKILTELDGLDDRRRAIDAGRLDRARTFADYTALLGDVGALQGSLATLDNSEVAKDARNEASLTRAREVLAQEDALLAGALAAGKITPGEHSQYVKLVGTQRTLYTYTAAELRSPDQAYYERIVGMPEYSRLRTLEDRFVAMPRLVNATGTAGALWKTTADSNLTRLRGLELSVSAGAEKRAQPISEGIITRVVLAGALGLVAVVATLVLAVWVARSVIRELRRLRREAIDLADVRLPGVIRRLRRGEEVDVAAEAPPLAFGTREIDQVGEAFNAARRTAIQSAVEEATLRRNVSDVFVNLARRSQTLLHRQLKLLDSMERRIETPDDLEDLFRVDHLATRMRRHAEGLIILSGQAPGRGWRSPVAIVDVARAAASEVEDYTRVNVAPMTRAAIVGPAVADVIHLLAELIENAATFSPPHTTVQVQGQAVSHGFTLEVEDRGLSMDEPSLAAANERLATAAEFDLSDSAQLGLFVVGRLARRHGIKVTLRTSPYGGMTAIVLLPEELVVPDEGGPAQSAPALTTRRAEDALVPVGTVVGGASVRSGPQPVLDEGGSVLHLPSGRHAAQSAVPSPSPSPSPSPTPPPEPLAQPAQPVRPFIPPASAMSPSGEPSGEPDALTGPIPVFEEPIQGPSPAPRPAASPWGDPPPEPASAPPPPPPSVPRSPREVRRRPPGKSPGSDRPSLPKRVRQENMASQLREERSEPAAPAPAARADRSPEQLRSMMSSIQRGTRRGRAESLDTEES; encoded by the coding sequence ATGGTCACCGTCTCGGTGGTCTCCCTCGGCGTCCTGTGGGCGTTCGCCGCGAGCATCGCGCTCGGCGAGGGGCTCAACCTCCGCCACGTCAAGACCGTCCAGGACCACTACGGCTACCCGTCGGGCGCGCTCGGCAGCGCCCTGCAGGCCGAGCGGCGCCTGTCGATGGTGTACCTCGGCGGCCGCGCGGAGGGCGACCGCGCCGCCATGGAGTCCGGCCGCCTGGTCACCGACCGGCAGGCCGACCTGTTCCGCAAGCTCGCCGAGTCCGAGGCCGTCGACGGCGCCGCCCCGAGGGACGCCCAGCGCATCGCCGGCAAGATCCTGACCGAGCTGGACGGGCTGGACGACCGGCGCCGCGCCATCGACGCCGGCCGCCTGGACCGGGCCCGCACGTTCGCCGACTACACGGCCCTGCTCGGCGACGTCGGCGCGCTGCAGGGCTCGCTCGCCACCCTGGACAACTCCGAGGTCGCCAAGGACGCCCGCAACGAGGCGTCGCTGACCCGGGCCCGCGAGGTCCTCGCGCAGGAGGACGCGCTGCTGGCGGGCGCGCTCGCCGCCGGCAAGATCACACCCGGCGAGCACTCCCAGTACGTCAAGCTCGTCGGCACGCAGCGAACCCTCTACACCTACACGGCGGCCGAGCTGCGCTCCCCCGACCAGGCCTACTACGAGCGCATCGTCGGCATGCCCGAGTACAGCCGGCTCCGGACGCTGGAGGACCGCTTCGTCGCCATGCCCCGGCTGGTCAACGCCACCGGCACCGCCGGCGCGCTGTGGAAGACCACCGCCGACTCCAACCTCACCCGGCTGCGCGGCCTCGAACTGTCGGTGTCGGCGGGCGCCGAGAAGCGCGCCCAGCCGATCTCCGAGGGCATCATCACCCGCGTCGTCCTCGCGGGCGCGCTCGGGCTGGTCGCGGTCGTCGCCACCCTCGTCCTCGCGGTCTGGGTCGCCCGCTCCGTCATCCGCGAGCTGCGTCGCCTGCGCCGCGAGGCGATCGACCTGGCCGACGTCCGGCTGCCCGGCGTGATCCGCCGGCTGCGCCGCGGCGAGGAGGTCGACGTGGCCGCCGAGGCGCCGCCGCTGGCGTTCGGGACCCGCGAGATCGACCAGGTCGGCGAGGCGTTCAACGCCGCCCGCCGCACCGCGATCCAGAGCGCCGTCGAGGAGGCGACGCTCCGCCGCAACGTCAGCGACGTGTTCGTCAACCTCGCCCGCCGCAGCCAGACGCTGCTGCACCGCCAGCTCAAGCTGCTGGACTCGATGGAGCGGCGCATCGAGACCCCCGACGACCTGGAGGACCTGTTCCGGGTCGACCACCTCGCCACCCGCATGCGCCGGCACGCCGAGGGCCTGATCATCCTGTCCGGGCAGGCGCCCGGCCGCGGCTGGCGCAGCCCCGTCGCGATCGTGGACGTCGCCCGCGCCGCCGCGTCCGAGGTCGAGGACTACACCCGCGTCAACGTCGCCCCGATGACCCGCGCCGCGATCGTCGGCCCGGCCGTCGCCGACGTCATCCACCTGCTCGCCGAGCTGATCGAGAACGCCGCGACGTTCTCGCCGCCGCACACGACCGTCCAGGTGCAGGGGCAGGCCGTCTCGCACGGGTTCACGCTGGAGGTCGAGGACCGCGGCCTCAGCATGGACGAGCCCAGCCTCGCCGCCGCCAACGAGCGGCTCGCCACCGCCGCCGAGTTCGACCTGTCCGACAGCGCCCAGCTCGGCCTGTTCGTCGTCGGCCGGCTGGCCCGCCGGCACGGCATCAAGGTCACCCTGCGGACGTCCCCCTACGGCGGCATGACCGCGATCGTGCTGCTGCCCGAGGAGCTCGTCGTCCCCGACGAGGGCGGCCCGGCGCAGAGCGCGCCCGCGCTCACCACCCGCCGAGCCGAGGACGCGCTCGTCCCCGTCGGCACGGTCGTGGGCGGCGCCAGCGTCCGCAGCGGCCCGCAGCCGGTGCTCGACGAGGGCGGGTCCGTGCTGCACCTGCCGTCCGGACGGCACGCGGCGCAGTCCGCGGTCCCGTCTCCGTCCCCGTCTCCGTCCCCGTCTCCGACCCCGCCGCCGGAACCGCTCGCCCAGCCCGCGCAGCCCGTCCGCCCGTTCATCCCCCCGGCCTCCGCCATGTCCCCGTCCGGGGAGCCGTCCGGAGAGCCGGACGCGCTGACCGGTCCCATCCCGGTGTTCGAGGAGCCGATCCAGGGCCCCTCGCCGGCGCCCCGGCCGGCCGCGTCGCCCTGGGGCGACCCGCCGCCCGAACCCGCGTCGGCCCCGCCCCCGCCCCCGCCGAGCGTGCCGCGCTCGCCCCGCGAGGTCCGGCGCCGTCCCCCGGGCAAGTCGCCCGGCTCGGACCGCCCCTCGTTGCCGAAGCGGGTCCGGCAGGAGAACATGGCCTCCCAGCTGCGCGAGGAACGATCCGAGCCGGCCGCGCCCGCGCCCGCCGCCCGCGCCGACCGGTCGCCCGAACAGCTGCGGTCGATGATGTCGTCCATCCAGAGGGGCACCCGGCGCGGCCGCGCCGAGTCCCTCGATACCGAGGAATCGTGA